The following are encoded together in the Serratia odorifera genome:
- the alsS gene encoding acetolactate synthase AlsS encodes MSKLNTDENWQCGADLVVKNLEAQGVKHVFGIPGAKIDRVFDSLEDAPSIQTVVVRHEANAAFMAAAVGRLTGKAGVALVTSGPGSSNLITGLATATSEGDAVVAFGGAVKRADNLKQTHQSMDTVSMFRPVTKYCAEVHAGSAISEVIANAFRTAEFGRPGAAFVSLPMDIVNEPVSAPVLAGCRVPHLGAAASDDIQEAVTLIQQAKCPVLLLGLQASRPENSDAVRQLLSRTRMPVVGTYQAAGVIDVNHFARFAGRVGLFNNQPADQLLQQADLVISVGYGPIEYDPCMWNSQRRLKLVHIDVQPADIDSCYRPDIELIGNISATINAMTERFAGALLIPPAVETILTDLGRQRTELAERAARRDGMPIHPLRIVKELQDIVSDDVTLCVDMGSFHIWIARYLYSFRARQLLISNGQQTMGVALPWAIGTALVRPGDKVLSISGDGGFMQSSMELETAVRLNANIVHVIWVDNAYNMVEMQELNKYRRKSGVEFGPIDFKAYAESCGAVGFAVQKVEELRPMLRKAMEIQGPVVVAIPVDYADNYRLMEQMNFSQLI; translated from the coding sequence ATGAGTAAGCTAAATACGGACGAGAACTGGCAATGCGGCGCCGATCTGGTGGTGAAAAATCTTGAGGCACAGGGGGTGAAACACGTTTTTGGCATCCCGGGTGCCAAAATTGACCGAGTGTTTGACTCGCTGGAAGACGCGCCGTCGATTCAGACCGTGGTGGTGCGGCATGAGGCCAACGCTGCGTTTATGGCGGCGGCGGTGGGGCGCCTGACCGGTAAGGCCGGAGTGGCGCTGGTCACTTCCGGGCCGGGCAGTTCCAACCTGATCACCGGGCTGGCGACCGCCACCTCCGAAGGCGATGCGGTGGTGGCATTCGGTGGCGCGGTCAAACGCGCCGATAACCTGAAGCAGACTCACCAGAGCATGGACACCGTCAGCATGTTCCGACCGGTGACCAAATACTGCGCCGAAGTGCATGCCGGTTCGGCGATTTCAGAAGTGATTGCCAACGCGTTTCGTACCGCCGAATTTGGCCGTCCGGGGGCGGCGTTTGTCAGCCTGCCGATGGATATCGTCAATGAACCGGTCAGCGCGCCGGTATTGGCAGGCTGTCGGGTTCCCCACCTGGGGGCGGCAGCGAGTGACGACATTCAGGAGGCGGTAACGCTGATTCAGCAGGCCAAATGCCCGGTGCTGCTGCTTGGCCTGCAGGCCAGCCGGCCGGAAAACAGCGACGCGGTGCGCCAACTGCTATCTCGCACCCGTATGCCGGTGGTCGGTACCTATCAGGCCGCCGGGGTGATCGACGTTAACCACTTTGCGCGTTTTGCCGGTCGTGTCGGGCTGTTCAACAACCAGCCGGCGGACCAGCTGTTGCAGCAGGCGGATTTGGTGATAAGTGTCGGCTATGGCCCGATTGAGTACGATCCCTGCATGTGGAACAGCCAGCGTCGGTTAAAACTGGTGCACATCGACGTGCAACCGGCGGATATCGATAGCTGTTATCGCCCCGACATCGAACTGATCGGCAACATCAGCGCCACCATTAATGCGATGACCGAAAGGTTTGCCGGCGCACTGTTGATTCCGCCGGCGGTAGAAACCATTCTGACCGATCTGGGGCGTCAGCGCACCGAGCTGGCGGAGCGCGCGGCGCGTCGGGACGGTATGCCGATCCATCCGCTGCGCATCGTCAAGGAGCTGCAGGATATCGTCAGCGACGACGTCACGCTGTGCGTCGATATGGGCAGTTTTCATATCTGGATCGCGCGTTATCTTTACAGCTTCCGCGCGCGACAGCTGCTGATTTCCAACGGTCAGCAAACGATGGGCGTCGCGTTACCATGGGCGATTGGCACCGCGCTGGTGCGGCCGGGCGATAAAGTGCTGTCGATTTCCGGTGACGGCGGGTTTATGCAGTCGAGCATGGAGCTGGAAACCGCGGTACGGCTTAATGCCAATATCGTGCACGTTATCTGGGTCGACAATGCCTATAACATGGTTGAAATGCAGGAGTTGAACAAGTATCGGCGCAAATCCGGCGTGGAATTTGGCCCGATCGATTTCAAAGCCTATGCGGAATCCTGTGGTGCGGTAGGCTTTGCGGTGCAGAAGGTTGAGGAACTGCGGCCGATGTTGCGTAAGGCAATGGAAATTCAGGGGCCGGTGGTGGTGGCGATCCCGGTGGATTATGCTGATAACTACCGGCTGATGGAACAAATGAACTTCAGTCAGCTGATATAA
- a CDS encoding ABC transporter substrate-binding protein produces the protein MTSIKVRFTLALLALATAGSIQAKTLVFCSEGSPEGFNPQLFTSGTTVDASSAAIYNRLVDFKTGTVELQPSLAERWEVSADGKNYTFHLRQGVKFHSNKYFTPTRDFNADDVIFSFMRQKDPQHPYHKVSNGAYTNFESMEFGSLINAIVKVDEHTVRFELSRAEAPFIADLGMYFATILSAEYADAMLKAGTPQRVDNDPIGTGPFQLQQYQHDAKILYKAFDGYWEGRPQIDRLVFSITPDAAVRYAKLQKNECQVMPFPNPADLARMRADNNITLMEKSGLNIGFLAFNTQKKPLDNVKVRQALALAVNKPAILEAVFHGAGQPAKNLLPPTQWGSNTALEDYPYSPQKARQLLQEAGLGQGFAIDLWAMPVQRPYNPNAKRMAEMIQSDWAKIGVRATIVTFEWGEYLQRIKNGEHQTALMGWTTANGDPDNFFGPLFTCVSANGGSNSAKWCYPPFDRLILQARKETDHAKRLAMYQQAQVMMHQQMPALMIAHSTIFEPVRNEVKGYEIDPFGKHIFKQVSLGQ, from the coding sequence ATGACGAGCATAAAAGTAAGATTTACCTTGGCTCTGTTGGCGCTGGCGACCGCCGGCAGCATACAGGCCAAAACGCTGGTGTTTTGTTCTGAAGGATCGCCGGAAGGTTTCAATCCGCAGTTGTTTACTTCTGGCACCACGGTAGACGCCAGTTCGGCGGCGATTTACAACCGGCTGGTGGACTTTAAAACCGGCACCGTGGAATTGCAGCCCAGCCTGGCAGAACGTTGGGAGGTCAGTGCTGACGGCAAAAACTACACCTTCCATCTGCGTCAGGGGGTCAAGTTCCACAGCAATAAGTACTTTACGCCGACCCGCGATTTCAACGCCGATGACGTGATCTTTTCGTTCATGCGGCAAAAAGATCCCCAACATCCTTATCACAAGGTATCCAACGGCGCTTACACCAACTTTGAATCGATGGAGTTTGGCAGTCTGATCAACGCGATCGTCAAGGTTGACGAGCATACGGTACGCTTTGAGCTTTCGCGCGCCGAAGCGCCGTTTATTGCCGATTTGGGCATGTATTTTGCCACCATTCTCTCCGCCGAATATGCCGATGCGATGCTAAAGGCCGGCACCCCGCAGCGGGTGGATAACGATCCCATCGGCACCGGGCCGTTCCAGTTGCAGCAATACCAGCATGACGCCAAAATCCTCTATAAAGCGTTTGACGGCTACTGGGAAGGCAGGCCGCAGATCGACCGGTTGGTGTTTTCGATCACCCCGGATGCGGCGGTGCGCTATGCCAAATTGCAGAAGAACGAATGCCAGGTGATGCCGTTCCCAAACCCGGCCGATCTGGCGCGCATGCGGGCGGATAACAACATTACGCTGATGGAAAAGTCAGGGTTGAACATCGGTTTTCTGGCATTTAACACCCAGAAAAAACCGCTGGATAACGTCAAGGTTCGCCAGGCGCTGGCGTTGGCGGTGAACAAACCGGCGATCCTCGAGGCGGTATTCCACGGTGCCGGCCAGCCGGCAAAAAACCTGCTGCCGCCGACCCAGTGGGGCAGCAATACCGCGCTTGAGGATTATCCTTACTCGCCGCAAAAGGCCAGACAACTCCTGCAGGAAGCCGGTTTGGGGCAGGGGTTCGCCATTGATTTATGGGCGATGCCGGTGCAGCGCCCCTACAATCCGAATGCCAAGCGCATGGCGGAGATGATCCAGTCAGACTGGGCGAAAATCGGCGTGCGTGCCACGATTGTGACCTTCGAATGGGGGGAGTATCTGCAGCGTATCAAGAATGGTGAACACCAGACCGCGTTGATGGGCTGGACCACCGCCAACGGTGACCCGGACAACTTCTTCGGCCCGCTGTTTACCTGCGTTTCCGCCAACGGCGGTTCAAACTCGGCCAAATGGTGTTACCCGCCGTTTGATCGGCTGATCTTGCAGGCGCGTAAAGAAACCGACCATGCCAAACGGCTAGCGATGTACCAGCAGGCGCAGGTAATGATGCATCAGCAGATGCCAGCGCTGATGATTGCGCATTCGACCATTTTTGAACCCGTGCGCAACGAGGTGAAAGGGTATGAAATCGATCCGTT